ATCTACGCTTTACTTATTACCCTTTGCCTGGTTTCACTTGTATTTTCCTGTCAGCAAAACTCGGAAAAACCACTTCCTGAGCTCTCTCCAGAGTTTGAAGCAGTGCTGGATGCACATGGTGAGTGGGAAAAATGGTATCGGGCCAAAGCAGAAAGCTATGCCATGATCCATGAGGGAGTTATGACGGAGGAAGATGCATTTATCAACCTGGACAGCCGTAAAATCAGGTTATCAAACACAGAGTTTGAAATGGGATTTGATGGTGAGCAAACTTGGATCAGCCCAAACAGGGAAGCCTATAAAGGAAGATCACTGCGCTTCTACCACAATCTGTATTTCTATTTTTTTAATATCCCCTACATCTTTACAGATCCAGGGGTGACTGTTTCAAAATCCGACCCAAAAACAATCAATGGCAAGGAATACCCCACCTTCAGCGTGAGTTTTGATAAGGAAAAAGGAGCTAGTCCGGATGATCAATACTTCCTATTGATCAACCCTGAGACAAACAGACTGGAGTACTTACTATACACCGTCACCTTTTTCGGGGCTGAAAACCCTCCTTTTAGCGCCTTGAAATATGAGGACTACAGAAACGCTGACGGCGTGTATTTTCCGCGCATTCTTACCGGGTATGCGTATGAGAATGATTCTTTGAAAAACATCAAATACCAAGTCACTTTTGCAGACGCCTTACTATTGGAAGAGGAGTTTGATGAGGAGATTTTCGAAAAGCCAGAGACTGGAGTGTATGGTGACTAAGATTGAGACTGAGATTGCTGCACCTGATTGTCCCGAATGGTGAAAAAGGTGGTATCTACCAAATCAGAGATCTGATTGATCTTGACCTGAAGATTGTCCAAGTACTCATGTAGCCCATATCCTATCAATTCCCCCACTTCGGAAAATTCCAGCCTGGAACGCAATTCTCCTATGGCCTTTTCAGCAGAATTCATGTAGCCGCCACCCAAGTTACCAGAGATGTTGTGAAGACAGTGTTCTGCTTTCTTGATACAGAAATAAATTGACCTGGGGAAATATTTATTCAGCACCAAAAACTCCACCACACAAGCAGGATCGATATTTCCGTACACTCTCCTGTAGGTATTGAATGCAGTCACAGATTTAAGAAGTGCCATCCAGTGCAAGAAATCCAGAGGTGTACCTACCTCCTGATCAGAAGGCAACAAAATATGATACTTCACATCCAAGACTCTAGAGGTTTTATCTGCCCGCTCTAGATACTGCCCAAGCTGCCTGAAATACCAGCCTTCCACTCTAGCCACACTGCTATCTGCTATTCCATAGATTAATAAAATCTGATTTTTGACCTTCTCAAAAAATGGCCTGGGATCTTCTTTTTTCCACACTTTTTTCTCCAGTCCATGCTGCATCATATAATGGAGTTCATTGGATTTTTCCCAGGTTTCTTTACTTAGATTTTCACGGATAATCCTGGCATTTTCCCTGGCAAACTTGATAGAAGAAATCATTGAATTGGGATTTTCGGCATCAAACACCAAGAAAAAAAGCACATTTTGCCTTTCAAACCCTTGGTACTTTGACTTGTAAAGTTCCAAATCTCCGGTGGTGGCAATGAGCGGTAGCCATTGTTCCTTTAGATCACCTGGCAAATCCTGCATGAGGTTAAAGTTCACATCGATAAAACGGGCATAGTTTTCCGCTCTTTCCAGATATCTCCCCAACCAATAAATACTATTCGCAACTCTACTAAGCATGGTCTTTATACATTAATTAATACAATACCCAAGTATCTTTACTTCCGCCTCCCTGAGAGCTGTTCACCACCAAGGACCCTTCCTTCAAAGCTACCCTGGTAAGCGCGCCAGGTATCACTTCTATATCTTTGCCATAAAGGATGTACGGACGAAGATCTACATGCCTACCTGAGATGGTGTTATCCGCCAGAGTAGGTACCGTGGAGAGTGAGAGTGTAGGCTGCGCAATGTAATTTTTGGGGTTATTTCTAATCAGGTTTCTGAATTTCTCATGTTCTTCGGCAGTGGATTTTGGGCCGATAAGCATCCCATAGCCCCCGGCGGCATTGGTCTCCTTCACCACTAGCTCGGAAATATGCTCCAACACATAGGCTCTATCCTCTTCTTCCCTACAGAGATATGTGGGCACATTGTTCAAAATAGGTTGCTCGTTCAGATAATATTCTATGATTTTCGGCACGTACGCATACACAGCCTTATCATCTGCCACACCAGTACCAGGAGCATTTGCTAAGGCTATATTGCCTGCTTTATAAGCCTCAAAAATCCCCGGTACTCCTAGCATGGATTCAGGATTGAAAGTAAGCGGATCCAAAAAGGTATCATCTATCCTACGGTAGAGCACGTCAATCTGCTCTAGACCTTTAGTTGTCTGCATGTAAACTTTATTGTTCTCCACGATAAGATCCACTCCATTCACCAGCTCAACTCCCATCTGCAGAGCCAAATAAGAATGTTCATAATAGGCAGAATTGTAAATCCCGGGAGTGAGCACACCCACTACCGGCTTGGGCTTGTCGGAGAGATTCTGAAGCATGCTTAGAAGCTTAGCCGGATAATCAGAGACAGGCTTCACACCTTTTTGGTTAAAAATATCAGGATACACCCGCTTAATGATCTCCCTGCTTTCCAGCATATAAGACACTCCGGAAGGGCAGCGCAGATTATCTTCCAGCACGTAATATTGCCCATCTACATTTTTGACCAGATCTGTACCTGTGATATGGCACCAGATCCCTTTGGGAGGGGTCAATCCTATACAGGGCTCAAGAAAATCCCTGCTTTTCACAATCAAATCTGAGGGGACTATACCGTCTTTGAGCACCTGCTGCTCATTGTAGATATCCTGTAAAAAATAATTGATGGCCTTGGTCCGCTGCTTCAACCCGGACTCCAATATTTCCCATTCAGAATTGGGGATAATTCTAGGTATAATATCCAAATGTAGGATTTTCTCTAGGCCTTGGTTGTCATGGTACACATTGAAGGTCATGCCCATGGAGCGTTGCGTCTGATTGGCCGAAAACTGCAGGTGATTCATTTTCCTGCTGCTGGTTTTCTTCAAATGCTTGTAAAACTCCTCATAATGGCTTCTAATCTCCCCCTCAGGTGACACCATTTCGTCAAAGTGTCCTCCTGTTTTATAATGATCGATATTCATAAAATTAAGAATTGGAGTTTCGTAGTGTAAAAAGATAGCTCAATTCGAGATATTTTCAAAAATATATCTGAAATAGGATCATTTTATTACCAATAACATTCAAATAATATACAATATTTAAAAATCAAGCTATTTCAATGTCAATACAATAAAATCTATCTACAGTTTGAATCCAAGTAAACTTCTGTCTTAAGATAAGCATTTTTTGAGGCCAATACGAATCAAGTCTTCAACAAATAGTCTATTTTCGAATCATGGTTAAGAGAATATTGAACATCCAAGACAATGCATTGATTAAGCGAATTACACTGTACCGACAGTTTAAAGACGCCATGTTTATAGCTATTGGTGTAGTGATGGCGAGTATTGGACTGAAAGGATTTCTTTTGCCAAATGGCTTTTTCGACGGAGGCGCGATGGGGATGTCACTTTTGCTCGAAATGCTCACTCCGGTGAACCTTTCAATTCTGATTATCCTGGTCAACTTGCCCTTTATTTTACTTGGGGCAAAGCAGGTTTCCGTACCTTTTGCCATCAAAAGCACCCTGGCCATCTTTGGCCTAGCCTTACTAGTTCATTACATAGAAGTTCCTGCAATCACCGCCGATAAATTACTGATTGCGGTCTTTGGCGGTTTTTTCTTGGGTTCTGGAATCGGCTTTGCGATCCGAGGCGGTGCGGTGATCGATGGCACCGAGGTGTTGGCCATTTCTGTGAGCAGAAAGTCCAGTCTCACGGTGGGTGATTTTATCACCGTATTCAACGTCTGCTTGTTTATTGTTGCTGCTATTTTTGTGGATTTAGAAACGGCCATGTACTCCATGCTCACCTATTTTTCAGCATCCAAAACAGTGGATTTCATCATCAACGGGGTAGAAGAATACTTAGGTGTAATGATCATGTCTCCACAAAATGAGGACATCAAGCAGATGATTTCTTACGACCTAGGCAGAGGTGTTACTGTACTGAAATCAGATGGTGGCTACGGGGACAAAGCCAATCAACTACCGGACCGAAAGGTGTTATTCTGCGTGATCACACGTCTGGAGGTGACCAAAATGCTGGTAGAAATCGAAAAAATAGACCCCAAAGCCTTCGTGATCCAATATCCTATCAAGGATACCAAAGGAGGCATGATTAAAAAGAGACCGTTGCATTGAGCATGCAGTAGCTTGACGTTAGTATCAAGATATGAGAGGCCTGTATCAAGGTGCTAGATTTCAGAGAAATGATAGTAGGAAAACAGGAAGTTTATGGAATTATGCTCCAAACTAAAAAGAGCCAAGATGTCCCGGTTCTACAGGGTCATCTTGGCTCTTCGTTCTAAATTCTAGGTTCGTGATTTTTGACTCTAGACTCAGGGCTCTTGATACTAAGGCTCAGACTTGCTTCGCTTCGTTCGGAGCGATGAATTTATGAGATTGTCGATCCACTCGCCGTCCCTTCATGTGGCACCATTAGCTTGAGTTTACCGTCCTTGTCTTCGGCCATCAGGATCATACCTTCACTATCAATTCCCATCATTTTCCTTGGTGCCAAATTAATAAGCATAGTCACTTGTTTACCCACCAAAAATTCCGGCTCAAAATGCTCTGCCACACCGCTGAGCACTGTGCGTTCACCCAATCCTGTATCTACCTTTAGCTTGAGCAATTTCTTTGATTTAGGCATTTTCTCCGCTTGGAGGATGGTCACTACCCGCATATCCAGTTTGGCAAAGTCATCATACGTAATGATCTCTTTCATCACCGGTACAGGTGCATTTGCTGCTTCATTTTCCTTTTTGGCATCCATAAGTTTTTGTACTTGATTTTCTACTACACTGTCTTCTATTTTTTCAAAAAGCAGCCCCATTTTGCCCAGCGTACTTCCTACCTTCAACAATTGGGACTGGCCTGACTGCGACCATTCTGGCTTTTCCAAACCAAAAAGTTCGAAGAGCTTTCCAGCCGTAAATGGCAAAAATGGTTCGGAAACTATCGCCAGATTTGCAGCAATATTAAGCGCGATATTCAGAATAGTCGCTGTTCTACCCTCATCCGTTTTGACTACTTTCCAAGGCTCTGTGTCTGCCAGGTATTTATTGCCCAGTCGAGCTAAATCCATCACCAAAGCCAGCGCTTCACGGAACCTATATCGCTCAATGGAAGAGGCTATCTTTTCGGGGAAGTCTTTCAAAGTAGCTATCACTTCCTCGTCATACCCGGTCAGCTCTCCTGGGGCAGGCACCGTGCCTTGATAATATTTATGGGTCAAAACTACGGCCCTGTTCACAAAATTACCGTAAATGGCTACCAACTCAGAATTATTCCTTGCCTGAAAATCCTTCCAGGTGAAGTCATTGTCCTTAGTCTCAGGAGCATTTGCTGTCAGCACGTAGCGAAGCACATCCTGCTTACCCGGAAATTCCTGCAAATATTCATGAAGCCAAACGGCCCAGTTTCTAGAGGTAGAGATCTTCTCTCCTTCTAGATTCAGAAACTCATTCGCCGGTACGTTATCAGGAAGCACATAGCCACCATGGGTTTTCAAGATGGCCGGGAAGATAATGCAGTGAAAAACGATGTTATCCTTTCCTATAAAATGCACCAACTTGGTATCTTCATCTTTCCAGTATGGCTCCCAATCTATTCCTTTTTCTGCTGCCCATTCTTTGGTAGAAGAAATATATCCTATAGGCGCATCAAACCACACATAGAGCACTTTGCCTTCTGCGTCTTGCAGCGGAACTTTGATCCCCCAGTCCAAATCACGCGTCATGGATCTTGCCTGCAAACCGTCTCCCGCTTCCAACCAAGACCTACATTGGCCCAATACATTGTTTTTCCAATCCTCTGCATGCTCTTCCAGCACCCATTTTTTCAGAAAACTCTGGTACCTCGCCAGATCCAAAAACCAATGCTTGGTTTCTTTCAAAACTGGTGTTCTCCCACTTAGTTTTGACTTAGGATTGATCAGCTCAGTTGGACTCAGGGAACTTCCACATTTCTCGCATTGGTCTCCATAGGCACGCTCATTTCCACATTTGGGACAGGTGCCCTCTATGTAGCGGTCGGCCAAAAACTGCCCTGCTTCTTCATCATAATACTGCTCGGTGCTTTGCTCGATAAACTCTCCTTTTTCGTAGAGGTCCTTAAAAAATCCCTGAGCAGTTTCATGATGGATAGGAGCCGAAGTTCTGGAATAATGATCGAAACTGATTCCAAATTCCTGAAAGCTGCCTTTCATGATTTGATGGTAATGGTCCACCACTTCCTGTGGTGTTTTCCCCTCCTTCTTTGCCTTGATGGTAATGGCTACTCCATGCTCATCAGACCCGCAGATATAGGCCACATCTTTGCCTTGGCTTCGCAAATATCGAACATAAATATCTGATGGAATGTAGCAGCCTGCCAAATGCCCAATATGCAAGGGGCCGTTGGCATAGGGTAAAGCTGAGGTGATGGTGTATCTTTTAAAATTCTTATGACTCATGATGAGGATAAAGTTCGTATTGCTGTGATTGTGGGATTTACTTCCGGAAACCTCCTTTTTATTGGCTGCAAAGATAGGAAAATCAAAGCAAGCTGGGCTTACGCATTCGCAAATTCCTCTCGGGCTTCATCGGTCAAAATCCCATTATAAATAATGGTGGTCACCTGATCATAGATATCCGAAGCGGGAATTTTCAGGCCTTTTTGCATCTCCTCCGGAAACTGGCCGGTAAACCTGGGATCCAAAAGAGACTGAACTGCAGCTGCATACATCATCACTACCAGATTTATGTTGGTGCTTGGATTCATCAATCCCAAAGATACTCCCTGGGTGATTAGCTGCTGAAAGCGAATGTAGGCTGACTCGTTGATGTAGCTTTGCAAATCCTCCCAAACCTCGGGGGCATATTCCCTTAAATCTTCAAAAAGCTCTGGGTTGATCGGAGCCAGATGGGATGCCATGACAGTGAGTGTGGATTTGAGTTTCAGTGGAAAAGGCAGGTATTTATTATCCAAAATCCCTTCCACTTTGGCTGTCAATTTGGTTTTCAGTACTTCAAAAGTAGCAGAGAGCAGCTCTATTTTACCCGGATAATATTTATAAAGCGTCTTTTTGCTCATCCCCAGTACCTGAGCAATCTCATCCATGGTGGTTTGACGATAGCCTTTTTCCAGAAAAAGCTGATAGGCTACATCCAGAATCTTGCTTTCTTTTTGGGATTTTTTGGTCATGGGGACAAATGGGGCGAAAACCTTAAATAGAAGTTTAAATATCGGTAGGATTCTGCAATGAAAAAAAAAGACCGAGCTGCTTGCCCGGTCTATAATGTTGGTTTAGTATTTCAAAAGTTATCTCTCTAAGCTGATATACTTCAAAAACTCATTGCGAGTCTGCTCATCTTGTTCAAACTTTCCTGAATAGAACGAGGTAAGTGTAGAACTTGTTGTGTCTTTGACACCTCTGGAGCTTACACACATATGATCTGCATCCATGATCACGGCCACATCTTCAGTGCCCAGAGCCTCCACCAGCTCATTTCCGATCTGCATAGTCAGGCGTTCCTGCACCTGAGGTCGCTGCGAAAAATACTGAACTATTCTATTGATTTTAGACAATCCTATCACGCTACCATTGGAAATGTAGGCCACATGAGCTTTGCCATGAATAGGTACAAAATGGTGCTCGCAGTGTGAAAAGAAAGTAATATTCTTCTCCACCAGCATCTCATTGTATTTGTATTTATTGTCAAAAAGCTTAGCTACCGGCTTATTCAGCGGGTTTAGACCGCTAAAGACTTCCTTTATATACATCTTTGCAACACGATGCGGAGTGCCCTTCAGACTATCATCGGTGAGATCCAGCCCCATGATGTGCATAATTTCACGGAAGTGCTTTTCGATCAGTTCGATCTTCAGCTCATCATCCATTTCAAATGCATCCTCTCTCAGGGGAGTTTCAAGGGAGGTACCCACATGCTCATCACCTATATCTTCGGCTGTAGCTCTGGCGATATTAATTCCCATCGTATTCAACAAAGTTTCTTTCTGTTTCATAAAGTCGAATCGTTAACTCGAATTTTCGATCAATTTTTTCCCTTAAAATATTCCAAACAACCACTGCAATGTTTTCAGCGGTAGGGTTAAGTTCTTTGAATTCATCGGTATCCAGGTTCAAATTTTTGTGATCTAATTTTCTCAATACATGCTCCTTGATCAAATCACTGAGCACTTTCATATCATATACATACCCCGTCCGAGGGTCTATCTCCCCCCTTAGTTTTACGACCAATTCATAATTGTGTCCATGAAAATGAGGATTATTGCACTTCCCGAAAACAGCTTGGTTTTGCTCGTCTGACCAGTCAGGGTTGTGTAATCTGTGTGCCGCATTGAAATGCTCTTTTCTGTAAACTGATACTTTCATGAATTGCTGAAACAGCCGCTATTCTGCTTTTGTTTGAATTATTTTTGATAAAGACTGTTAGACTGCATAGAGCATCCTGACAGACAGTGGAATAATTTTCGGAACGCAAAAATACAGAATATTAATTGGTACCAAAACCTACCTTCTCCAGCCATTAAGGCTAGAACCCTGAAAAGTACCGAGATGGTTCCGAAGAGTTTTCACATCTTTTATGACATTAACCATAAGAGACTGAGGTTAAGCTCGTTTGTACTACGGGCCTTAGTCCCTAAATTTGCACAATCACCCAGATGCTTATGCTTTACCAAACCCTTGCGATTACCTTCCTCCTTTTCATAGGAAGTTTCCCACAGCCAAATATCAAAGCAGAAAAACCTGCCATTATCACCTCCATAGACCCCATCAGCACCATTTATAACGGCCTGCAAAGCAGCACAGGGGTGTTACCTTCTAAAGAGGTGTTTACCCTAGCCTTTCAAGGCTGGACCAAAATGAAAGAAGATCTGAAATCAAAAGTATTGACGGTCATAGATTTCAGCCTGCCTTCTACGGCTAAAAGAATGTGGATCATAGACCCAGAAAAGGGTGAAATCCTATTGAACTCCGTGGTATCTCATGGCAGAAATTCCGGAGAATTGATGGCAATATCTTTTTCCAACCAACCTGAATCTTACAAAAGCAGTCTGGGATTCTATAAAACTGCAGAAACCTACTCCGGAAAACATGGGTACTCTCTGCGACTGGATGGTTTGGAAAAAGGCTTCAACGACCAGGCCAGAAATCGAGCGATTGTCATTCACGGGGCGGATTACGCCCGGGAAGAATTCGCAAAATCCGTGGGAAGACTAGGAAGAAGCCTAGGCTGTCCAGCTCTTCCAAGCGAGCTTTCTGACCAAGCCATAGATTTAATCAAGGAGGGGTCTTTACTTTTTATCTATGGACAAGACGAAAATT
This genomic window from Algoriphagus sp. TR-M9 contains:
- a CDS encoding DUF6503 family protein; this encodes MPKIYALLITLCLVSLVFSCQQNSEKPLPELSPEFEAVLDAHGEWEKWYRAKAESYAMIHEGVMTEEDAFINLDSRKIRLSNTEFEMGFDGEQTWISPNREAYKGRSLRFYHNLYFYFFNIPYIFTDPGVTVSKSDPKTINGKEYPTFSVSFDKEKGASPDDQYFLLINPETNRLEYLLYTVTFFGAENPPFSALKYEDYRNADGVYFPRILTGYAYENDSLKNIKYQVTFADALLLEEEFDEEIFEKPETGVYGD
- the folE gene encoding GTP cyclohydrolase I FolE produces the protein MKQKETLLNTMGINIARATAEDIGDEHVGTSLETPLREDAFEMDDELKIELIEKHFREIMHIMGLDLTDDSLKGTPHRVAKMYIKEVFSGLNPLNKPVAKLFDNKYKYNEMLVEKNITFFSHCEHHFVPIHGKAHVAYISNGSVIGLSKINRIVQYFSQRPQVQERLTMQIGNELVEALGTEDVAVIMDADHMCVSSRGVKDTTSSTLTSFYSGKFEQDEQTRNEFLKYISLER
- a CDS encoding murein L,D-transpeptidase catalytic domain family protein is translated as MLYQTLAITFLLFIGSFPQPNIKAEKPAIITSIDPISTIYNGLQSSTGVLPSKEVFTLAFQGWTKMKEDLKSKVLTVIDFSLPSTAKRMWIIDPEKGEILLNSVVSHGRNSGELMAISFSNQPESYKSSLGFYKTAETYSGKHGYSLRLDGLEKGFNDQARNRAIVIHGADYAREEFAKSVGRLGRSLGCPALPSELSDQAIDLIKEGSLLFIYGQDENYLNKSSLIQA
- a CDS encoding 6-pyruvoyl trahydropterin synthase family protein; the protein is MKVSVYRKEHFNAAHRLHNPDWSDEQNQAVFGKCNNPHFHGHNYELVVKLRGEIDPRTGYVYDMKVLSDLIKEHVLRKLDHKNLNLDTDEFKELNPTAENIAVVVWNILREKIDRKFELTIRLYETERNFVEYDGN
- the metG gene encoding methionine--tRNA ligase, giving the protein MSHKNFKRYTITSALPYANGPLHIGHLAGCYIPSDIYVRYLRSQGKDVAYICGSDEHGVAITIKAKKEGKTPQEVVDHYHQIMKGSFQEFGISFDHYSRTSAPIHHETAQGFFKDLYEKGEFIEQSTEQYYDEEAGQFLADRYIEGTCPKCGNERAYGDQCEKCGSSLSPTELINPKSKLSGRTPVLKETKHWFLDLARYQSFLKKWVLEEHAEDWKNNVLGQCRSWLEAGDGLQARSMTRDLDWGIKVPLQDAEGKVLYVWFDAPIGYISSTKEWAAEKGIDWEPYWKDEDTKLVHFIGKDNIVFHCIIFPAILKTHGGYVLPDNVPANEFLNLEGEKISTSRNWAVWLHEYLQEFPGKQDVLRYVLTANAPETKDNDFTWKDFQARNNSELVAIYGNFVNRAVVLTHKYYQGTVPAPGELTGYDEEVIATLKDFPEKIASSIERYRFREALALVMDLARLGNKYLADTEPWKVVKTDEGRTATILNIALNIAANLAIVSEPFLPFTAGKLFELFGLEKPEWSQSGQSQLLKVGSTLGKMGLLFEKIEDSVVENQVQKLMDAKKENEAANAPVPVMKEIITYDDFAKLDMRVVTILQAEKMPKSKKLLKLKVDTGLGERTVLSGVAEHFEPEFLVGKQVTMLINLAPRKMMGIDSEGMILMAEDKDGKLKLMVPHEGTASGSTIS
- a CDS encoding alpha-E domain-containing protein, with the protein product MLSRVANSIYWLGRYLERAENYARFIDVNFNLMQDLPGDLKEQWLPLIATTGDLELYKSKYQGFERQNVLFFLVFDAENPNSMISSIKFARENARIIRENLSKETWEKSNELHYMMQHGLEKKVWKKEDPRPFFEKVKNQILLIYGIADSSVARVEGWYFRQLGQYLERADKTSRVLDVKYHILLPSDQEVGTPLDFLHWMALLKSVTAFNTYRRVYGNIDPACVVEFLVLNKYFPRSIYFCIKKAEHCLHNISGNLGGGYMNSAEKAIGELRSRLEFSEVGELIGYGLHEYLDNLQVKINQISDLVDTTFFTIRDNQVQQSQSQS
- a CDS encoding TetR/AcrR family transcriptional regulator produces the protein MTKKSQKESKILDVAYQLFLEKGYRQTTMDEIAQVLGMSKKTLYKYYPGKIELLSATFEVLKTKLTAKVEGILDNKYLPFPLKLKSTLTVMASHLAPINPELFEDLREYAPEVWEDLQSYINESAYIRFQQLITQGVSLGLMNPSTNINLVVMMYAAAVQSLLDPRFTGQFPEEMQKGLKIPASDIYDQVTTIIYNGILTDEAREEFANA
- a CDS encoding YitT family protein → MVKRILNIQDNALIKRITLYRQFKDAMFIAIGVVMASIGLKGFLLPNGFFDGGAMGMSLLLEMLTPVNLSILIILVNLPFILLGAKQVSVPFAIKSTLAIFGLALLVHYIEVPAITADKLLIAVFGGFFLGSGIGFAIRGGAVIDGTEVLAISVSRKSSLTVGDFITVFNVCLFIVAAIFVDLETAMYSMLTYFSASKTVDFIINGVEEYLGVMIMSPQNEDIKQMISYDLGRGVTVLKSDGGYGDKANQLPDRKVLFCVITRLEVTKMLVEIEKIDPKAFVIQYPIKDTKGGMIKKRPLH
- a CDS encoding circularly permuted type 2 ATP-grasp protein, producing MNIDHYKTGGHFDEMVSPEGEIRSHYEEFYKHLKKTSSRKMNHLQFSANQTQRSMGMTFNVYHDNQGLEKILHLDIIPRIIPNSEWEILESGLKQRTKAINYFLQDIYNEQQVLKDGIVPSDLIVKSRDFLEPCIGLTPPKGIWCHITGTDLVKNVDGQYYVLEDNLRCPSGVSYMLESREIIKRVYPDIFNQKGVKPVSDYPAKLLSMLQNLSDKPKPVVGVLTPGIYNSAYYEHSYLALQMGVELVNGVDLIVENNKVYMQTTKGLEQIDVLYRRIDDTFLDPLTFNPESMLGVPGIFEAYKAGNIALANAPGTGVADDKAVYAYVPKIIEYYLNEQPILNNVPTYLCREEEDRAYVLEHISELVVKETNAAGGYGMLIGPKSTAEEHEKFRNLIRNNPKNYIAQPTLSLSTVPTLADNTISGRHVDLRPYILYGKDIEVIPGALTRVALKEGSLVVNSSQGGGSKDTWVLY